The nucleotide window GAAGGCCCACTACATGACGGGCCTTCTGCTTTACGGCGGAGATAACTGTTAAACAAAGGTAAGCCGATAATGTTGCCCGGCTTTAACCGATAGCGATGGGAGCAATTCTGACGATGCACGGAATGGATGCCCATTGATGGATGCAACAGATTCTCCGGCAGGCAGCTGCAAGCGGTAAACATGATCGAGGGTTGCTCGGAAGGTCGCTGCGGTCGCCTTGCCGTTGGTCCATTGCAGATCGATCTCAAGGCCGCCGCGAGCACGCAAGCCTCGAAAATTGCCATTGGGCCATGCGGATGGGAGAGCAGGGAGCAGACGCAGTGTCGTCTCTGTCCCCTTATCACTGCTGCGTGCATCGAGTGGCGTGTGGCCATGCGATTGTAGAAGCATTTCGATAAAGCCACAGGGCGCACCGAGATTGCCATCGATCTGAAATGGCGAGTTCTCCTTCAGGCCGCAGACGTCGAAGAGATTTGGACGAACAGACTGGCGAAAGAGTTCGCGGATATTTGCATAACAGGCCTCTCCATCCTGAAGGCGTGCCATGCAGTTGATGATCCAGGAACGTGACCATCCAGTAGAACCTCCACCCGCAGCGAGTCGTCGGTCAAGAACGAGACGGGTGGCACGGGCAAGTTCGGGTGTTTCGTCAGGTGTGATCTGGTCTTCGGGGAAGAGCCCGAAGAGATGCGAGATGTGGCGATGGCCTGGCTCATGGTCTTTGTAATCCTGCTGCCATTCCTGCAGTCGTCCATCCTGGGCAATCTGATAAGGCGGGAGCTGTACAAGCGCTTCTCTTGCGCGCTGGAGGATTTCAGTATCCTTCGCAACAAGTGCGGTGCTCTGCAGGCAAGTCGCCGCCTCAAGCAATCGAGAAAACACCGCACGTGTAATAGCGATGTCCATGGTGGGCGCCATGCAGAGGTTGTGGCTTTTGCCGTCGGGAAGCTCGTAGGCATTCTCTGGCGAGCAGGAAGGGCCGGTGAGAAGATGTCCGGTTTGCGGGTCGCGGACGAGATAGTCGAGAAGGAACGCAGCATTCTCACGTAATGCGGGATACGCTTGCTCCGCGAGGAAACGCGCATCTCCGTGAAATGCATAATGCTGCCATAGATGCAGCGAAAGCCAACTGCCCCCCATCGGCCATACACCGCCGCCGAGCCCGTCGATGGGGCAGGCGTCGCCCCAGATATCAGTGTTGTGGTGCACAACAGCGCCGCGTGCATGATACATTGCGCGCGCAGTGCGCATGCCTTGCGGGAGCGTGGCATGAAGGAGATCGAAGAGGGGAAGCTGTAGCTCGGCGAGGTTTGCCGTATTGGCGAACCAATAGTTCATCTCCGTGTTGATGTTGATGGTGTACTTCGATCCCCATGGCGGATCGATGCTTTCGTTCCAGATGCCCTGCAGATTTGAAGCGAGGGTGCCTGGACGCGAGCTGGAGATGAGCATGTAACGCCCATATTGAAAGTAGATGGGCAGAAGATGAATATCTTCTCGGCCCTGCTTCATGGCATTTACACGTTGATCGGTCGCTACCGCTGCATTTGGATCTGGACCGAAGTCAATCGAGGCTCGGCGGAAATAGCGGCGATGATCGGCAAGATGCCAGCTGCGGAGTTCAGCGTAGGAGCGGTGCATCGCCGCTGAGAGATTGCGATCGACAGCGGCACGCATGGCCGCCTGATCTCCTGTAAGAACATCCGCATCCACGCCGGAAGATCTTCCGGTATGTGCGGGATAGCGATAGCTGGTCGCGCAATCAAGCAGCAGGGTTACGGCGTTAGCACCTGTAACCTGGAGTATGTTGCCCGCAGCGACCATGGAGCTGCCACCGTCGCAAATCACGCGAAGCTCGGAGAGGAAGCGAACCCCAGTCGGATGCTCCTTTACTGCAAGGCCAGGATTGTCATGGAAGGGAAGCGCCTGGCCGGTCATCACGAGACTGTGTGAGGAAGCCGCCTCAACCGAAAAACTCTGCGGGCGATCGAGCGTGGCATGGAAGGACAGGCTGGCTGGCCTGCTTGTGGTCAGGCGGATAACGAGAACCTGGTCTGGCGCAGAAGAAAAGACTTCACGACGATACTCGATCCCTTGATGCGTGAAGCGCGTCGTGACAATAGCCGTGTCGAGATCCAGGTCGAGACGATAGGCATCGACTGCGGAAGCATCGGTGATGCCGAGTGGAGAGAAGTCGAGATGAAGATCGCCGAGCGTCTGATAGCAAGGCATGCGCCGCGGGAGAGCTAGGACATCACGGGTCGCAAGAGCTTCAGCTGCTGCAATATCTCCCTGGAAAAGCAGCTCGCGAATCTTCGGAATCGCTTCGGCTGCGGCAGGGTTGGTGCGGTCGCGGTTGGGTTCGCCATCCCAGATGGATTCTTCATTGAGCTGAATCCGTTCGATGGCAGGGTTGCCGAAGACGACCGCACCGAGGCGCCCATTGCCGACGGGCAGTGCATCCGGCCATTTTGATGCCGGTTGTGCAAAGTGCAGCGTGTAAGGGCTTGGGCTCTGCTCTTCTTTCGTTGCGAGAGCAGAGGCCAGTCCATGGCTGATGGGCGCTGCAAGCACTGCCGCGCCACCAAGGAAGCTGCGTCGGGATAGATGGGGGATGGAATGTTTCATGCTTTTTTGAGCGCAAGACCGCGAAGTGCGTAGGTGTTTGCTGTATACGGAGACGCAGTTACAGACGATTTGTATGCATCATGTGTCTCAGATATTTCGATCCCATCCTTCGCCGCGAGGGAGGGAGCGTGCAAGACTGATCTCTTTGCCGCAGCGATGCCGGCAGGAAGTGAGAGCTGAGTCTCATGAGCTGTGGAGTTTACGATGACTAATTCATGCTCTTTGGGATGTGCGAAGGTAAAAGCCTCTACATTGGCTTCGGTTCCTGCCAGACGTGTAGGGATCATCGAAGCGCCGGCAAAGCGTGCGACGAAACGGATGCCGAAGAATTCCGGGCGACGCGTGAAGCCGCGTGAGGGAGCGCCGACAATAGGAGAGTAGATGCCGTTGCCACCGCCATGAAGATTGACCCCTGCCCATCCCCGCTGCATACAGCGAAGGATGTAGCCTGCAGACCAGAGCGCAGAGGCATATCCATCGGATATGCCCGGCTGACCGCCATTCCAGCAGGAATTGCCTTCAGACATGCGATAGGGAAGATGCGCGAGCCGACGTGCATCTTCGATAACAGAGAGATCGCGGTTCTTGAGCGTGCTTGAAACCGGATCTTCGCTGAGCAAATTATCGAGCGTGGCATGAGGGCTGCCCGCAGGGCCCATGGCATAGTAATGGCTGGTGAGGAGGACCACATCGGGATGATGAGGAGCTTCCTGCGCGAAGGCCGTCAGATAGGAGAGCTTGTTCGATATGTCCGGTCCTGCAAAGCGTGCACCGGGCGCAGCATGCGCCACTCTGTCACGGAAGTGATTCCACTCGGCAAGATAGTCGGCAGGAGTATAGGTGGCAGGGCGGTAGCGATTGCGAAAGCTGTCTGGCTCATTTCCTATCTGAAAGGCTAGGAGCCGTGAGCCAAGAATGCGCTGTGCCGCGGCAGCCTCGCTCGCCGCATTTTCCGCTGTTCCGCGGCCTAAATTTAGCCCGTAGAGGCAACTCCATCCAGTGGCATCGAGAAAGCCGCGCAGTTGATGCAGTGCGAGAGCTGTGGTGATCGTCCCCGTCTTGACGGTCTTTGAGGTGTCGGGTCCGAAGGCTTCGAAGGGTGGTGGAGCCGATGGATTCTCTGCTGAAAATGTTGTGAACTCGCTCGAACCTCCTCCGATACGTAGGTTCCCCGACCGTGAGAGCTCACGGAAGAGCGCAATCAGTTTGTGATTCTGCGGCGAAAAGAAATCAGGATTCGCAAGCTGGGCACTTTCATAAGACAAACCGATAAAGTCAGTGGGAACTGTGGGCGAGGGGGAGTCGGGATCAAAGACAAGAGACGGTTGTTGCGGGGATTGGGCCCTGGCACAGCGCAGAGCAACCGCAGAAGCAGCAAGCGAGGCAAGAAAATGGCGGCGATTCATGAGGGTATAGGGCAAGAGATGCAATGTATCCGCATCGCTGCAGCACAAAAATCAGCACCACCTGTGTATCACTTCGTTATGAGAAATTGGAAGCTTCATTGCGGAAGCTCAGTATCAGCGATTTGTATTCATACGCGTGTGTTCAGAGCTGCTAAGGAGAAAGACAGAGGCCGCGCTGATGAAGCGCGGCCTCTGTCTTTGATTGGCCTTCTTTCGAAGGGCCGGGGTTAGAAGGTGTAGTGGAGAGAAAACTGCAGATGGCGCTCCGTGGAGCGAATGGAGCCGAGCTGCGCGATTTCACCAAAGGTGGCGTCGCTGACACCGGTGTCGGGATTGCCGTAGCTGACCAGGTTGAATGCATTGAAGGCATCGAAACGGAAGCCAATGACCTGTTCCTTATAGGTCTGGAAATCCTTAAAGGCAGAGAGGTCGACATTCTTGTAGTCGGGGCCGCGGAGAGAACCATTGCGCGCCGTACCGAAGAGTGTTCCGCCGGAGCCGTTGGAGGCCGGCAGTCCGAATGCGCATGTGCCGTCGTCAACGCCAGAGGGACAGATGTCGGTGGCGGAAGCATCGGTGCCGAACCAATGATCCATGCTGCGATGAACGACCTTGATACGGCGATATTGATTGGGGCGAGAGTTACCGTAGCTGTTGGAGTTGTTTCCTGGGCCGGTTGCGGTTTCGGGGAAGCCGGACCAGAAGACTCCGGCTGCGGAGATCTTCCAGCCGCCGAAGGCTTCCTCTACCAGCCGGTTGGCGTTTGAGAGATATTCGTGTCCGCGGCCGATGGGCAGGGCATAAACAGGCACGAACGAGAGGTTGTGAGTGGCGTCGTAACCGGCAGGGCCGTAATCCGCGCCGCTGTCGTAGTAGTTCTGGAAGGCGCCGCTGTAGCCGTTGACGTTGAGTGCATAGTTGCCAAGGCTGTTGGTCATGGCCTTGCTGTAGGTGTAGTTAAGCTGAAATTCGAGTCCATGGTTCAGGCGCTGGCGCAGGGTGGACTGCAGCGCGTTGGAGTTCATCATGGCACGAGACTCAGTGATAAGCAGGGAGTTCGAACCGATCGAGGTGGAGGGATCAACGGCATTCACACCAAGATATTCGTTGTTATAGAACGGGGCCGAGGAGGGAACACCGTTGACCAGATACTGGTTGACGTTGCCGTAGTCCTCGATGTGCTGTCCTTGCTCACCGATATAGCCGATCTGCAGAGAGAGCGTGTGGGTGAGAGCATACTCCGTGGTGAGGTTCCACTCCTGGATATAAGCGGGCTGAATGTCCTGCGGATAGACATTGAAGGTGCCGCCATACTGGGTGGTGCCACCGCTGAAACCCTCTTCCGCAGTACGCGGGTCTCCGCCATTGTCTACGGTAGGCGTGACCACGGTGACGCTGATGGCCTGGATGAAAGGAGTAATCGAGGTGAGTCGCTGGTTGGAAGAGTTGCCTTCGAAGAAGCTGGTCGCGCCGTATCCTCCGCGGACGACAAAGCGGTCCGTGGCCTGATAGGCAAAGCCCAGGCGCGGCATGAATTGGTGATAGTTGGGCGCATAGCAGCCGGCATATTTGCAGATACCTGAACCGACAGGCGCACCGACAGGTACGTGGCCTTCATACTGCACCTGCCCGGTTGTCAAATCGATGTTTCCAGTTTTGTCATTCTGTTCGACCCAGGGCTGGTCATATTCGTAACGCAGTCCAAGGTTGAGAGTAAGTTTTGGCGTGGCTTTCCAGTCGTCGGCAATATAGCCGGCCACACGCCACTGGCGCTGACCTACATTGACACTGCTGAGCGTGGCGCCGGCCGAACTGACGCGATCGAGGACAAAATCCGCTGGGCCGAATCCGCCTGCGCTGGCAGCATTGATCGATGGGTTGCTGGTGAAAAGGCCGCCATAGCCAAGGGAGCCAAGGTAACCGGAGTTGTTGGCTGTGGGGTAGTTGTTCTGGTAGCGCATGGCCTGGATGCCGGCAACGATCGTATGCGTGCCGCGCTGCCATGTGAGGTCATCGATGTAGGAATAGGTGTTGTCGATCAGACCGCCGCCATAGGCCGGATTGCCGACACCGGAGACATAGCTGCCCATCGACTGGTAGGTGAACCCGGCGAAGGATTGGTTAGGAAAAGGGATGCCGATAATCTTGTCGCCGTTGTCCCCGAAGATGCCGGTCGTGTCGATGGGATAGTCCGTCGCCCAAACGGTGCGTGTGAAGCCGATGTGGGCAGAGTTGACGATTTCCGGCGAGAAGGTGTGAACCCAGTTGGTGCCGAAGAGCTTGGTGGGATAGTTATTGACGCCTGGGAAGCTGATGGCAAGGACGGAGGTGGTACCGTCATACGCCGTGGACATCGAGTAGAAGCCGGTGATCTTGTCCGTCGGCCGAGGTGTGTACTCGATTTTGATGTCGCCCTGGTTGTTCGCCTTACCTTATAGGTGCGCGTGGGGCCCTGGTAATTGTTCTTGAGCAAACCATCGGTGCCGACAGCGTTGGGCAGAGGATAGATGTTCGAGTTGGCGAAGAGGTACTTGGCTACCGGGTTGACGATAGAGATCTGGTTGTTCGCGTAGGGGACGAATTGATTCTGCGTGTTGTAGAGCTGAATGCCGTAGGTCTCGAGCACGTCGGAGAAATCGCCACTTCTTTCGGCTGCAGTAAAGACGCTGGCTGAGCCGGTGCCGCCCGCGTGATAGCGAGAACCGCGATAGTCGACGAAGAAGAAGAGCCGGTCACGCTTGATGGGGCCACCGAAAGTGCCGCCGAACTGATCCTGCGAAAAAGGATTGATGGGAATCTTTGGCGAGGCCTGGTTGTTGGTCCAGGAGTTGGCATTGAGGCGGTAATCCTGCACATAGCCATAAGCCGAGCCGTGGAACTGGTTGGTTCCGCTCTTCAGCACACTGATCTATAGCCGTCAGGAAGAACCGCCAGGATCTGGTTCGAGCCGGGGATTGCGTTGCAAAGAATCGAATGGTTCATGGAGCACTTCCTGCTTGCAATGTGAGCGCTTGCGTCACATCTGTACTCGAAATATCTAAAATCAATCAAATATTTGATTGAAATTTGCAAAACAGAGCACTAAAGTCACATTCATCAGGTATTCATACCTGACTTGTGGAGGCAGCATGTTTCAAACTTTTAAGGCTGGCGGTTGTCGTCCGCAGCGGGGGACAGCTTCGCGAGCCCTTCGCCTGGCGCTCTTTGCCACAGCTCTGCTGGGATCGGCAGCCATACCCTTCCATATGGGAATGGTGGCCTATGCGCAAAACGCGCAAGGAAGCATCCTTGGCCACGTGGTAGACAGCACGGGAGCAGTGATTCCCGGCGCCCAGGTGACCGTGACCAACCTGAGCACGAATGTAAAGGTAGTTCTTCCGACGAACGGTAACGGTGATTATGTGGTGCCGCAGCTGAACCCCGGCCCATACACGATCACGGTTGAGGCATCCGGCTTTAGCGCCGCATCGTCCACCCAGCTGACGCTGGAAGTGGACCAGAAGCTCCGTCAGGATTTCAAGCTGTCCGTCGGCTCGGCCGCATCCACGGTAACGGTCTCGGCAGATACACAGATGCTGCACACCGATGACACGACCATCGGTCAGGTGATGGATGACAAGCTGATCCAGGCTCTGCCCGTGAACGGTCGCGACTTTACCAACCTGATGCTCACCAATGTGGGTACGAATATTACCCCCGGTGGCTCGGGAACAGACTGGTCCTTCCATGGTCTGAACAATACCTATATGGAAGTGAGTGCGGATGGCGCGCAGGCGCAGACCACCAGCTACAGCGTCGACGGCATCTACGACGCGGACTTCTTCTTCAGCGTGCCGATCAATATTCCGAACGAGCTCTCCGTTCAGGAATTCAAGATGATGAACGGCATGTATGGTGCACAGTACGGTTCCGGCGTTTCACAGGTAAACGTGGCCATCAAGTCGGGCACGAACCAGCTGCACGGTGCCGCATACGAAGCACTGGAAGCGAATTGGCTGGAGCCGGATAACGCCTATCAGGCAGCCGAGAATGCAGCCACCGGCAGCACCTCTTCGACCAGTCCCGATTTCCATCAACACCAGTTCGGTGGCACGCTGAGCGGCCCTCTGGTAATCCCGCACGTCTATGACGGCCGGAACAAGACCTTCTGGTTTGGCAGCTATGACCAGGGTCTGTATACGAAAGTGAACAGCCCCTCGACGGACTTCGTGCCGACAGCTGCGGAGCTTTCGGGTGACTTCAGCGCTTATCCATTCCCGATCTACGATCCAGAAACGACAGTTACGAATACGGCTTACAACTCCAGCGCGGCACAGAGCCCGACGAACTCACCGGTCATTCGTAAACAATTTGCCAACAATCAGATTCCGGCAAACCGTATTGATGCAGTGTCGGCTGCGATCGCCAAGTATTTCGACGCGGAGAATATCTCAAGCTGCTCGGAGTCAAGCCATATTCTCAGTGGTTGCGATAACTACTCGGCAAACACAAAGACCACGAAAAATACGGGTGTGGGTACGGCGCGTATCGATCAGTACATTGGTGCTGACGATCACGTCTTCCTGACGGCCAATGTGGGCAATCTTTCGCAGACCTCAACCTCCATTCGCTTCGGTCAGGGCGGACAGGTGTATACGCGTCCAAAGCTTTTTGGCGGAACGTGGAATCACACCTTCAATTCGAACCTGATGAATCAGGCGACGCTGGGTTACAGCCGGGACCACTTCCTCAGCGGTACGAACACCGCGTATGGCGCGAACCTCTCAGAGGACGTAGGCCTGGCGAATACTGCCAGCAATCCGGCGACATACGACCTGCCGACGATGTCGGTCTTCAATTACCAGGGATTCGGTGGCGGCGAGCCGACCACGTATGCCGATAACATCTACCAGGGCGTGGATACGGTCACTTGGTTACACGGACGCCATACCTTCAACTTCGGTGTGGACTATCGTCGTGTTCAACTCTATGAGTTTGACAACTACGACGGCACCGGTTCGCTGACCTTCAACGGTGAGTTCACCTCCGCAGTTCCGGGCTACGCCGGCGATGCACTGGCTAGCAGTGGTGCCTACTCCTCAACCGCGGCGTACCAGGGCAACGCCCTGGCTGACATGCTGCTGGGGGACTGGAGCGGCGCATCGGGCCCTCCGCCGATCGCTACAGACGATTACATCCTCTGGGGCAACAACTGGAACCTGTTTTTCCAGGATGACTGGCGGGTCTCTGATCGTCTGACCCTCAATGCGGGTCTGCGCTGGGAGCGGCCAGCGGACTTTCATACGGCCCACAATGACGGCTATGCCTTCAGCCCCTCGAATGGCGGCCAGTTTGTCTGGGCCAACTGCTCCTTCACGGAGCCGATCCTTGCTGCTGGGGGCAACTCCAACTTTCTGCAGTGTGGCGCGAGCAGCACCCTGGTGCCGGTCGACAACAAGGACTTTGCTCCGCGTATCGGTTTCTCGTATCGCCCTGCAGGAGCAAAGGAGAAGCTGGTTGTGCGTGGCGGCTTTGGCATCTTCTACGGCACTTACAATCGCTACTACGACGGCTCGCAATACGATAAGGATGAGCTGTACAACGAAACTGCAGCAACCTATACTTCTCCCACCGGCACCGAGGAGTATCCCACCAATGCGAGCGGCCAATCGCTGGTAGTGAGCAAACTCTGGTCTGCGCCTCTCAATGCGGACA belongs to Silvibacterium dinghuense and includes:
- a CDS encoding glycosyl hydrolase family 95 catalytic domain-containing protein → MKHSIPHLSRRSFLGGAAVLAAPISHGLASALATKEEQSPSPYTLHFAQPASKWPDALPVGNGRLGAVVFGNPAIERIQLNEESIWDGEPNRDRTNPAAAEAIPKIRELLFQGDIAAAEALATRDVLALPRRMPCYQTLGDLHLDFSPLGITDASAVDAYRLDLDLDTAIVTTRFTHQGIEYRREVFSSAPDQVLVIRLTTSRPASLSFHATLDRPQSFSVEAASSHSLVMTGQALPFHDNPGLAVKEHPTGVRFLSELRVICDGGSSMVAAGNILQVTGANAVTLLLDCATSYRYPAHTGRSSGVDADVLTGDQAAMRAAVDRNLSAAMHRSYAELRSWHLADHRRYFRRASIDFGPDPNAAVATDQRVNAMKQGREDIHLLPIYFQYGRYMLISSSRPGTLASNLQGIWNESIDPPWGSKYTININTEMNYWFANTANLAELQLPLFDLLHATLPQGMRTARAMYHARGAVVHHNTDIWGDACPIDGLGGGVWPMGGSWLSLHLWQHYAFHGDARFLAEQAYPALRENAAFLLDYLVRDPQTGHLLTGPSCSPENAYELPDGKSHNLCMAPTMDIAITRAVFSRLLEAATCLQSTALVAKDTEILQRAREALVQLPPYQIAQDGRLQEWQQDYKDHEPGHRHISHLFGLFPEDQITPDETPELARATRLVLDRRLAAGGGSTGWSRSWIINCMARLQDGEACYANIRELFRQSVRPNLFDVCGLKENSPFQIDGNLGAPCGFIEMLLQSHGHTPLDARSSDKGTETTLRLLPALPSAWPNGNFRGLRARGGLEIDLQWTNGKATAATFRATLDHVYRLQLPAGESVASINGHPFRASSELLPSLSVKAGQHYRLTFV
- a CDS encoding TonB-dependent receptor produces the protein MSTAYDGTTSVLAISFPGVNNYPTKLFGTNWVHTFSPEIVNSAHIGFTRTVWATDYPIDTTGIFGDNGDKIIGIPFPNQSFAGFTYQSMGSYVSGVGNPAYGGGLIDNTYSYIDDLTWQRGTHTIVAGIQAMRYQNNYPTANNSGYLGSLGYGGLFTSNPSINAASAGGFGPADFVLDRVSSAGATLSSVNVGQRQWRVAGYIADDWKATPKLTLNLGLRYEYDQPWVEQNDKTGNIDLTTGQVQYEGHVPVGAPVGSGICKYAGCYAPNYHQFMPRLGFAYQATDRFVVRGGYGATSFFEGNSSNQRLTSITPFIQAISVTVVTPTVDNGGDPRTAEEGFSGGTTQYGGTFNVYPQDIQPAYIQEWNLTTEYALTHTLSLQIGYIGEQGQHIEDYGNVNQYLVNGVPSSAPFYNNEYLGVNAVDPSTSIGSNSLLITESRAMMNSNALQSTLRQRLNHGLEFQLNYTYSKAMTNSLGNYALNVNGYSGAFQNYYDSGADYGPAGYDATHNLSFVPVYALPIGRGHEYLSNANRLVEEAFGGWKISAAGVFWSGFPETATGPGNNSNSYGNSRPNQYRRIKVVHRSMDHWFGTDASATDICPSGVDDGTCAFGLPASNGSGGTLFGTARNGSLRGPDYKNVDLSAFKDFQTYKEQVIGFRFDAFNAFNLVSYGNPDTGVSDATFGEIAQLGSIRSTERHLQFSLHYTF
- a CDS encoding TonB-dependent receptor encodes the protein MFQTFKAGGCRPQRGTASRALRLALFATALLGSAAIPFHMGMVAYAQNAQGSILGHVVDSTGAVIPGAQVTVTNLSTNVKVVLPTNGNGDYVVPQLNPGPYTITVEASGFSAASSTQLTLEVDQKLRQDFKLSVGSAASTVTVSADTQMLHTDDTTIGQVMDDKLIQALPVNGRDFTNLMLTNVGTNITPGGSGTDWSFHGLNNTYMEVSADGAQAQTTSYSVDGIYDADFFFSVPINIPNELSVQEFKMMNGMYGAQYGSGVSQVNVAIKSGTNQLHGAAYEALEANWLEPDNAYQAAENAATGSTSSTSPDFHQHQFGGTLSGPLVIPHVYDGRNKTFWFGSYDQGLYTKVNSPSTDFVPTAAELSGDFSAYPFPIYDPETTVTNTAYNSSAAQSPTNSPVIRKQFANNQIPANRIDAVSAAIAKYFDAENISSCSESSHILSGCDNYSANTKTTKNTGVGTARIDQYIGADDHVFLTANVGNLSQTSTSIRFGQGGQVYTRPKLFGGTWNHTFNSNLMNQATLGYSRDHFLSGTNTAYGANLSEDVGLANTASNPATYDLPTMSVFNYQGFGGGEPTTYADNIYQGVDTVTWLHGRHTFNFGVDYRRVQLYEFDNYDGTGSLTFNGEFTSAVPGYAGDALASSGAYSSTAAYQGNALADMLLGDWSGASGPPPIATDDYILWGNNWNLFFQDDWRVSDRLTLNAGLRWERPADFHTAHNDGYAFSPSNGGQFVWANCSFTEPILAAGGNSNFLQCGASSTLVPVDNKDFAPRIGFSYRPAGAKEKLVVRGGFGIFYGTYNRYYDGSQYDKDELYNETAATYTSPTGTEEYPTNASGQSLVVSKLWSAPLNADSLFETNGWEFPFNQVNWPKNHTPYDEQWSFDTEYQLTSSLMLDIGYVGDHGLRQPSQDIIGAAAPPKVAGDSCNNLVDASLATGSNAYCASDSNFQPMDERTPYANMPPYLYANINGFQSTYNALQVQLIERMIHGLTYHVNYTYSKTMDLTSGINLVNGEQAQIQNPQHPYQEYGLAASDETHRLVATYAYEVPKDLIHIAHMNWLFAGWTTSGIYQLSSGFPFSILGGVGSDQMAEDYTGRFLANSTYAKNASFKSTLGQAFNTSMYSTPELGRYGNTNKSPERTPYFTNFDASFGKTTHIGERQALLIRIEDFNLGSTWHSSTSLLFPDSTVTDTNFGSLINKTYGNVSLWNPHTLQLTAQYSF